The Sphingopyxis sp. BE259 nucleotide sequence TGATCGCGGCGATCATGACGGTCGTTCCCAAATCCAGCTGCTGCGCCATCAGCACCCCGACCAGCCCGGCAACGATCAGCGCAAAACCGGCAATGCGGACCGCGCCGACCGGTTCACGCAATTTGCCTTCGTCGATACCGATGGTCTGACGAATAGATTGCACGACATAGCCGCGGCGCCACATCATCCACAGCAAGATCATACCGGGTATGGCCGCAACGACTGTCAACCCCCAGAAGCCGGTCCAGCCCAGTTTTTCGGCGGCAAAGCCAGCTGGGCCGGCCATGAATGTACGCCCGACCACTGCAAAGGATGACAACAGCGCAAACTGCGTCGCCGTATAGGCAATATTCGACAGACCCGAGAGATAGACGGCAACGACCGTCAGGCCGATGCCGCTGGTGATATTTTCCGTCACAATGGCTGCAACCAGCATCCAGTAATTATTGCCTGCGATGGAAAGCGCCATGAACATGAGGTTCGAGAACATCATCAACAACACCGAAATCAGCAGCGCTCGGCCCATGCCAAGCCACAGCACGAAGGGCGCGCCCAAAGCCGACCCGATGATGAGCGCCGCAAATCCCCAGATCTTGTTCGCGGTAATATAGTCAAGGTCGGCAAACCCCAGATCGACGATCATCGGGCCGAGCATCGCCTGCCCCATCGCATCGCCGATTTTATAGACCAGAATGAACAGCAGGATCATCAGCGCGCCATTGCGGGTCAAGAATTCGCGAAACGGATTGACCACGGTTTCGGTCAGCCATTGCCCCGGCTTCATCCCCGCGGCTTGACTGAACCGATCAACAAACTTGCCTTCACCAGCCCAGAGCGCGCCGATAATTGCGGGAACGACGCAAAGTGTGGTGAGCGCATATGCGGTAGCCCAACCAAGTCCTAGCCCTTCCTGCGAGGCAAAATAGATCGTCCCGGCACCCGCGATCAAATTCCCGGTGCGATAGCCGAACTGGTTGGTCGCCGTGCCATGCGCAAATTCTTCTTCTTCCAATATCTCGATGCGATAGGCGTCGATGACGATATCCTGCGTCGCAGAGAAAAAAGCGGTGATCACCGCCCAGAACAGAAACGCGCTGTAATCGTCCGGCCGGGGGTCGCTGGCGCCCATTTGCCAAATCGACATGACGAGAAAAAACTGCGCAAAAAATAACCAGCTTCGCCGTTGACCCAGAGCCTTCGTCAAAAAAGGCAGCGGAATCTTGTCGACCAGCGGCGCCCACAAAAATTTGACGGTGTAGGGAATGCCGACCATCACCGCGAAACCGATGGTGGTTGGCGTGAAACCGACCTTTGCCAGCCAGAACGTCATGGTGGCGGCAATCAAGGTGAACGGGAAACCGCTTGAAATGCCCAGCAGGAAAGCGACGGCGGGATTTTTTCGGAGATAGGGGCGGAACGCCGGGATCGCCAGCGCGACGACAACAAGCCCGATCAGGATGCCGGCGAAAATGAGGAAACGGATAAGATCGACGGACATGGCTGCTCCCTGGGGCCGCTAGGCAGCGGCTCTTTTTCCTTGGAACAATGGACCTAAAGCCTCGTGGTCAAATTGGAAGCGGCGATTTATCGGCCCGCCGCGCTCAGGCGGCTTCGGGTCGCCAATAAGTCAACAGCCCGCTCACCTTGCGCGGTTGCTGGTTCTTGCACGTCATCGTTTCGACCGCGCGCAAAGCGCTGACCAACGCCGATGCGCTATGTGGTTTGCCCAGACAAGCGACCGCGATGTCGCCCGCATCTTCGGGGCATTGCCCGGTCACCAGCAGCACCGCGATGCCGCGATCGCGCGCCAACCGGGCGACCTCACGCCCCGTCATATGCCCCGCCAATCCCAGGTCGAGCACCAGCGCGTCGATCTGCTCATCGGCGATGATCGGCACCGCCGCCTCGCCCGAATCGACCGTCGCGACGATGTCGTACCCGCTGTGCTTCAACGTCCGTTCATTGTCGAACGCGACCAGCGGATCATCTTCGATGATCAGCAGCCGCTTGATGCAGGACGGGCGGGACGCGAAGAGCATAGGGTCTCCCTCTAACGGCGCCATGACGCGCCCGGTTCCGTCGTGCAAGATTGCTTCCGCTTGCCATCGACGAAGCGACACTTTTCCGGCTATGAGCGTGGCCACAGGGCAACACTATTGCCCGCATAACGACAAGAAGGCCGTACCCGTTCCCATGACCACCCGCCGACCTCCCCGCACCGCGTCGCGCACAGCGCCCAAGTCCGCTGGCGACCGCGACGCCCCGAAAGGCCGCCGCGCCGCGCGCGGTGTCGCCTCGGCGCTCAAAGCCAAGCCCGCCGACGCCGAACGCGACGAGGATGGCCCCCAGCGGATCGCCAAGTTGCTCGCGCGCGCCGGGGTCGGTTCGCGCCGCGACGTCGAACGAATGGTCGAGGAAGGGCGCATCGCGCTGAACGGCGTCGTCATCGTCCAGCCGGCGCCGCTGCTGACCTCGCTCGAAGGGCTGACGGTCGATGGCAATCCGGTCGCCAAGCCCGTTTCGACGCGGCTTTATCGCTTTCACAAACCCGCGGGCTGCATCACTGCGGCGCGCGACCCCAAGGGGCGTAAGACGATCTATGATGTCTTGCCCAAGGATCTGCCGCGGCTGATGCCGGTCGGCCGCCTCGACTATAACACCGAGGGGCTCCTGCTGCTCACCAACGATGGCGAATTCAAGCGCCAGCTCGAACTGCCCGCCAGCGGCGTCGAGCGTACCTACCGCGCCCGCGCCTTTGGCGACATCAGCCAGGAACAGCTGGAAGAACTCGCGATGGGGATCGAGATCGACGGTGTGCGTTACGGCAAGATCGACGCCAATCTGGAACGCCGCACCGGGCGCAACCAGTGGGTCGAAATGACGCTGACCGAGGGCAAGAACCGCGAAGTCCGCAAGGTGCTCGAACATTTCGGTCTGCAGGTCAGCCGCCTGATCCGCACCCGCTATGGGGCATTCGAGCTCGACGGATTGCCGATGAGCACGATCGACGTCGTCCCGCGCGACGAATTGTTCAAATTCCGCCGGCACATGGGCTGACGACGATGCGAATCATTTCAGGCGAATGGCGCGGCCGCAAACTGGCGGCGCCGAAGGGAGACTCGACGCGTCCCACCGCAGATCGCACCCGCGAGACCCTATTCTCGATGTTGACCAGCCGCCTTGGCAGTTTCGAAGGACTGGTCGTCGCCGATCTGTTCGCGGGATCGGGCGCGCTGGGCATTGAGGCGCTGTCACGCGGCGCAGCGACCTGCCTGTTTGCAGAGCAGGACCGCGACGCCCTCGACGCGCTGCGGGGGAACCTGTCCAGCTTGGGCGCGGCCGCGCGCGCTGACGTCCGCGCCGGGTCGGTACTCGGGCTTGGTCCGGCGCCGCGCGCTTACGACTTGCTGATGCTCGACCCCCCTTATGGCACTGGCGCCGCCAGCGTCGCACTCGACAAATTGAACCGCCTCGGCTGGATCGGCCCTGAAAGCTGGGTGTCGGTCGAAACCGGGCATGGCGAAAGCGTGGATGTCGCGGGCTTGGCCATCGACGCCGATCGCAAGGTCGGCAAGGCGCGGCTGACGTTGCTGCGGCTCGCGTAACAACCTACCGCGCCAAGCTGGACAGCGCCGCCGCTGTTCCCTAATCGTTCGCGCGTGACCCTGCCTCCTGCCTCGCTTCCCGACCTGCCCCCGCCCGATCCATCGGACCCGCCCTATCTGCGCGGACTGAACGGACCACAGCGGCAGGCGGTGCTGACCACTGAAGGCCCAGTGCTGATGCTCGCGGGGGCGGGCACCGGGAAGACCGCGGCACTGACCGCGCGGCTCGGCCATATCATCGCGACGCGACGCGCCTGGCCGTCCGAAATTCTCGCGGTCACCTTCACCAACAAGGCTGCGCGCGAGATGCGCGAACGCATTGGCCGCATGATGGGCGACGCGGTCGAGGGGATGGCGTGGCTCGGCACCTTTCACAGCATCGCGGCCAAGATGCTGCGCCGCCACGCCGAACTGGTCGGCCTGCAAAGCAATTTCACCATCCTCGACACCGACGACCAGCTCCGCGTCCTGAAACAGCTGATTCAGGCCGAGGGGCTGGACGAGAAACGCTGGCCCGCGCGTCAGCTGGCGGGGCTGATCGACCGTTGGAAGAACCGCGGCCTCGTCCCCGCCGACCTCGACGCTGCCGACAAGGAATCCTACGCCGACGGTAAGGGTCAACATTTCTATGCGCTCTATCAGGCGCGGCTGAAGACGCTCAACGCGTGCGATTTCGGCGACCTGTTGCTCCACATGCTGGTGATCCTGAAAAACCACCGCGATGTGCTGGCGCAATATCAGGAACGCTTCAAATATATCCTCGTCGACGAATATCAGGACACCAATGCCAGCCAATATCTGTGGCTGCGATTGTTGGCCCAGCAGCGCAAGAATATCTGCTGCGTCGGTGACGACGACCAGTCGATCTATTCATGGCGCGGCGCCGAAGTTGCGAACATCCTTCGCTTCGAAAAGGATTTCCCCGGCGCAACCGTGATCCGCCTCGAACAGAACTACCGCTCGACCCCGCAGATATTGGCCGCCGCGTCGGCGCTGATCGCGCAGAACAGCGGGCGGCTGGGCAAGACGCTGTGGACCGATCTCGAACCCGGCGACAAGCTGCGCGTCGTCGGGGTGTGGGACGGCCCTGAAGAAGCGCGGCGGATCGGCGAGGAGCTGGAAACGCTCCAGGTTCGCCGGATCAGCCTCGACCGCGCCGCCATCCTCGTCCGCGCCCAGTTTCAGACGCGAGAGTTCGAAGACCGCTTCATCGCGATCGGCATGCCCTACCGCATCGTCGGCGGTTTCCGTTTTTACGAACGCGCCGAAATCCGCGACGCCCTCGCCTATCTGCGCCTCGTCCAATCGCCCGCTGACGACCTGGCGTTCGAGCGGATCATCAACACGCCCAAACGCGGGCTCGGCGACAAGGCGTTGGCGCGGATCCATCAGTTTGCCCGGATCGAGCAGGTGCCCCTGCTGCGCGCCGCGGCGCGCATCACCGAAACCGACGAATTGACCCCGCAGGCGCGGCGGCAGCTGGCCAACTTCGTCGCGTTGATGCGCGGCTGGCAGGAAAAGGCCGGCAATCTTTCGCATCCCGAGCTGACCCAGCTAATCCTCGACGAATCGGGCTATACCGCGATGCTGCAAGCCGATCGCAGCGTTGAGGCCGCCGGGCGGCTCGAAAACCTGTCCGAACTCGTTCGCGCGATGGAGGAATATGATTCGCTCGAAGCCTTCCTCGAGCACGTCAGCCTGGTGATGGACCGCGATCAGAATGACGACACGGAAACCGTCACCATCATGACGATCCATGCCGCCAAGGGGCTGGAATTCGACCATGTCTTCCTCGCCGGGTGGGAGGATGGCGTGTTCCCGTCGCAGCGGTCGATGGATGAAGGCGGCACCGCCAGTCTCGAGGAAGAACGCCGCCTCGCTTATGTTGCAATCACCCGCGCCCGGGTGCGCGCCAGCATCTATCATGCCGCGAACCGCCGCATCTATGGCCAGTGGATGAGCAGCATCCCCAGCCGCTTCATCGCCGAAATCCCGCCCGAGCATGTCGATAGCGAAAACAGCTTCGGCGGCGGCGCGAGCTTGTGGCGCGCCAACTGGTCGGCGCAGGGCGATCCGTTCGCGCATGTCGCAGAACGCCAGCCGTCGCGCATCATGACGCGCGGCCCGGCGTGGCAACGCGCTGCGGCGCAATCGCCGACGATCACCCGTGCCCCTGCCCCCAGCGAAAAAGGCCCGGCGGCATCGGTCGGCGCCAAGGCGCGCGCCGATCTGGCCATCGGGGTGCGCGTGTTCCACGAAAAATTTGGCTATGGCGAAATCGCCGACATCGACGGCAACAAGCTGGAAGTGGCGTTCGAACAGGCCGGCAGCAAGCGGGTTTTGGATAGCTTCGTTCAGCTCGCTTGAGCCTATTGTCAACTAGAACAGTTATGATATGCCATCCCACGCGACCGTCGAGTCGCGTTTTGGGAGAATCTCTAATGAAAATGAAGCTCTTAGCGGGCGTGATGGCGCTCGCCCTGGTCGGCTGTTCGGAACAATCGTCCGAACATGCCGAAGCATCGGGTGCCGCCAACACCGAAGTCCCGGCGGCTGCCGAAGAAAGCGCCGACGCCGCTGCAGCCCCCCGTATCAGCATCGAAGCCGCCCCCGGCGTCGCCTTTGACTATGCCTATAGCTTCCGACTCGCCGACGAACAGATCGCCCGAGTGCAGGAAGAACATGCCGCCGCCTGCGAAACGCTGGGCATCCAGCGCTGCCGTATCGTCGATGTCCGCTACCAGCTCAGTGACGAAAAGCTCGTCGAGGCGCAAACCCAGTTCAAACTCGACCCCGGCATTGCGCGTAAATTCGGCGCCAACGCGATCGCCAGCGTCGAAAGGGCCGAGGGCGTGCTCGCCGACGCCAGCGTTGCAGGGGAGGATGTCGGCACCGAAATCCTCGCCTCGCAGCAACGCAGCGCCGGGTCGGAGGCCGAGATCGCCCGGCTCGAAGGCCGTCTGAAATCGGGCGGGCTCGACAAGCGCGAGCGCGCCGAGCTGCTCGCGCAGATCAGCCAGCTGCGCGGGCAGCTTGGTGACGAACGCCAGAGCCGCCGCACCGGCGAAGCGCGGATCGCGTGGACCAGCGTCGCGTTCAACTATGTCAGCGACGGCGGTCTGCCCGGCATCGGTCACGAAAACCCCTTTGCCAACGCTGGCGAGGCGCTGGTGCGCAGCGGCAGCACCGCGCTGACCTTTGTCCTGACGCTGGGCGCGGCAATACTGCCGTGGGGCATCCTGCTCGCGCTGCTCGCCGCCGCCTGGCGAAGCCGGTTCGTCAGCGCGGTTCGCGCGCAATTGCGAAGCAAGCCGTCGGCGACCGATCCAGCGGCCCCGCCCGCGGGCTGACGCACGACCGGGCGTCGCTTGCAAAGGTCCGTCGCTACGTTATGGCAATGGCCATGACGGGGCAGGCAACATGGCTGGACCAGGCACGCGACGCCCATCGCCGCGGCGATGTCGCGGCGGAAACCGCGGCGCTCGACGGCGCGATCCGCGCCGATCGCGGCAACATCGCCGCCATGCTCGCCATGGCTGAACTCAAGCGCAGCCTGGCCGACGACCGCGCCGCCGGGAGCTTCTACCGCCTCGCGCTCGGCACCGCCGCCCAGGCGAAAAGCATCCCCGCCGCCCTTCATCCCGGGCTGCAACGCGCCGAACAATTTCTGGCTGCGGCAGATCGCGCCTATACCGATCACCTGCTCGGCCAACTGCGCGGCGCGGGCATCGATGCCGTTGGCGCGGCGCCGCGTGTTGCTACGGCGCTGCGAATGCTGGCCGGCGACCAGCCCCTCTATCTGCAACAGCCCAGCATGTTCTATTTCCCCGGCCTGGCCCAGCGCCCGTTTTTCGACCGCGCCGATTTCGCTTGGGTCGATGCCATCGAGGCCGCGACCGACGCCATCCGCGCCGAATTGCTGGCGTTGATCGATAATGCCGCCGATCGTTTCGGTCCCTATGTCACGGCCAGCGCCGATCGCCCGCCGCCCAATAATCCGCTGCTCGATAAACCCGATTGGGGCGCCGCCTGGCTTTGGAAAGACGGCGTGATCGCCGATGGCATGGCCATGCTGTGCCCCGCCGCACTCGCCGCGCTGTCGCTTGCCCCGCAACCGGTGATCCCCGGTCGCGCGCCGCTCGCGCTGTTTTCGCGGCTGACCCCCGGCACCCATATCCAGCCGCATCACGGTATGCTCAATACGCGGCTGATCTGTCATCTGCCGCTGGTTGTGCCCGACGGGTGCGGGCTGCGCGTCGGTGCCGAAACGCGCCATTGGGCCGAAGGCGAGCTGCTGATCTTTGACGACAGTTTTGAACATGAAGCGTGGAACCGCGGCACCAGCGACCGTACCGTCCTGCTGTTCGAAATATGGCGGCCCGATATCGACGCCGATGAGCGCGAGCAGCTGACGCGCATTTT carries:
- a CDS encoding AmpG family muropeptide MFS transporter: MSVDLIRFLIFAGILIGLVVVALAIPAFRPYLRKNPAVAFLLGISSGFPFTLIAATMTFWLAKVGFTPTTIGFAVMVGIPYTVKFLWAPLVDKIPLPFLTKALGQRRSWLFFAQFFLVMSIWQMGASDPRPDDYSAFLFWAVITAFFSATQDIVIDAYRIEILEEEEFAHGTATNQFGYRTGNLIAGAGTIYFASQEGLGLGWATAYALTTLCVVPAIIGALWAGEGKFVDRFSQAAGMKPGQWLTETVVNPFREFLTRNGALMILLFILVYKIGDAMGQAMLGPMIVDLGFADLDYITANKIWGFAALIIGSALGAPFVLWLGMGRALLISVLLMMFSNLMFMALSIAGNNYWMLVAAIVTENITSGIGLTVVAVYLSGLSNIAYTATQFALLSSFAVVGRTFMAGPAGFAAEKLGWTGFWGLTVVAAIPGMILLWMMWRRGYVVQSIRQTIGIDEGKLREPVGAVRIAGFALIVAGLVGVLMAQQLDLGTTVMIAAITAFGVGALLAWKGNALKAAPGS
- a CDS encoding response regulator, whose translation is MLFASRPSCIKRLLIIEDDPLVAFDNERTLKHSGYDIVATVDSGEAAVPIIADEQIDALVLDLGLAGHMTGREVARLARDRGIAVLLVTGQCPEDAGDIAVACLGKPHSASALVSALRAVETMTCKNQQPRKVSGLLTYWRPEAA
- a CDS encoding pseudouridine synthase, coding for MTTRRPPRTASRTAPKSAGDRDAPKGRRAARGVASALKAKPADAERDEDGPQRIAKLLARAGVGSRRDVERMVEEGRIALNGVVIVQPAPLLTSLEGLTVDGNPVAKPVSTRLYRFHKPAGCITAARDPKGRKTIYDVLPKDLPRLMPVGRLDYNTEGLLLLTNDGEFKRQLELPASGVERTYRARAFGDISQEQLEELAMGIEIDGVRYGKIDANLERRTGRNQWVEMTLTEGKNREVRKVLEHFGLQVSRLIRTRYGAFELDGLPMSTIDVVPRDELFKFRRHMG
- the rsmD gene encoding 16S rRNA (guanine(966)-N(2))-methyltransferase RsmD; the encoded protein is MRIISGEWRGRKLAAPKGDSTRPTADRTRETLFSMLTSRLGSFEGLVVADLFAGSGALGIEALSRGAATCLFAEQDRDALDALRGNLSSLGAAARADVRAGSVLGLGPAPRAYDLLMLDPPYGTGAASVALDKLNRLGWIGPESWVSVETGHGESVDVAGLAIDADRKVGKARLTLLRLA
- a CDS encoding UvrD-helicase domain-containing protein; the protein is MTLPPASLPDLPPPDPSDPPYLRGLNGPQRQAVLTTEGPVLMLAGAGTGKTAALTARLGHIIATRRAWPSEILAVTFTNKAAREMRERIGRMMGDAVEGMAWLGTFHSIAAKMLRRHAELVGLQSNFTILDTDDQLRVLKQLIQAEGLDEKRWPARQLAGLIDRWKNRGLVPADLDAADKESYADGKGQHFYALYQARLKTLNACDFGDLLLHMLVILKNHRDVLAQYQERFKYILVDEYQDTNASQYLWLRLLAQQRKNICCVGDDDQSIYSWRGAEVANILRFEKDFPGATVIRLEQNYRSTPQILAAASALIAQNSGRLGKTLWTDLEPGDKLRVVGVWDGPEEARRIGEELETLQVRRISLDRAAILVRAQFQTREFEDRFIAIGMPYRIVGGFRFYERAEIRDALAYLRLVQSPADDLAFERIINTPKRGLGDKALARIHQFARIEQVPLLRAAARITETDELTPQARRQLANFVALMRGWQEKAGNLSHPELTQLILDESGYTAMLQADRSVEAAGRLENLSELVRAMEEYDSLEAFLEHVSLVMDRDQNDDTETVTIMTIHAAKGLEFDHVFLAGWEDGVFPSQRSMDEGGTASLEEERRLAYVAITRARVRASIYHAANRRIYGQWMSSIPSRFIAEIPPEHVDSENSFGGGASLWRANWSAQGDPFAHVAERQPSRIMTRGPAWQRAAAQSPTITRAPAPSEKGPAASVGAKARADLAIGVRVFHEKFGYGEIADIDGNKLEVAFEQAGSKRVLDSFVQLA
- a CDS encoding DUF4349 domain-containing protein, yielding MKMKLLAGVMALALVGCSEQSSEHAEASGAANTEVPAAAEESADAAAAPRISIEAAPGVAFDYAYSFRLADEQIARVQEEHAAACETLGIQRCRIVDVRYQLSDEKLVEAQTQFKLDPGIARKFGANAIASVERAEGVLADASVAGEDVGTEILASQQRSAGSEAEIARLEGRLKSGGLDKRERAELLAQISQLRGQLGDERQSRRTGEARIAWTSVAFNYVSDGGLPGIGHENPFANAGEALVRSGSTALTFVLTLGAAILPWGILLALLAAAWRSRFVSAVRAQLRSKPSATDPAAPPAG
- a CDS encoding aspartyl/asparaginyl beta-hydroxylase domain-containing protein, translating into MTGQATWLDQARDAHRRGDVAAETAALDGAIRADRGNIAAMLAMAELKRSLADDRAAGSFYRLALGTAAQAKSIPAALHPGLQRAEQFLAAADRAYTDHLLGQLRGAGIDAVGAAPRVATALRMLAGDQPLYLQQPSMFYFPGLAQRPFFDRADFAWVDAIEAATDAIRAELLALIDNAADRFGPYVTASADRPPPNNPLLDKPDWGAAWLWKDGVIADGMAMLCPAALAALSLAPQPVIPGRAPLALFSRLTPGTHIQPHHGMLNTRLICHLPLVVPDGCGLRVGAETRHWAEGELLIFDDSFEHEAWNRGTSDRTVLLFEIWRPDIDADEREQLTRIFSAIDSYSEQ